A genome region from Chengkuizengella sp. SCS-71B includes the following:
- a CDS encoding dTDP-4-dehydrorhamnose 3,5-epimerase family protein encodes MDEIEIMSLKKVTNEKGFLMEVQRNDDAEFPGFGQAYITATNPGVIKAWYRHRKQIDQITLIRGELLLVLYDTRENSISFNQIKEIYIVEKDPLLVQIPPGVWHGFKTLSNDPAILLHMNNIAYDFENKDEDRLLPNDKTIPYKWERKL; translated from the coding sequence GTGGACGAAATAGAAATTATGTCACTAAAAAAAGTAACAAATGAAAAAGGTTTTTTAATGGAAGTGCAGAGAAATGATGATGCAGAATTTCCTGGATTCGGTCAAGCATATATTACTGCTACGAACCCAGGAGTTATTAAGGCATGGTATCGGCATCGTAAACAAATAGACCAAATCACTCTAATAAGAGGTGAGTTGTTGCTAGTACTTTATGATACAAGGGAAAATTCGATTTCATTTAATCAGATTAAAGAAATATATATCGTAGAGAAAGACCCATTACTAGTACAAATTCCTCCGGGAGTATGGCACGGCTTCAAAACGTTAAGTAATGACCCGGCTATTCTTCTTCATATGAATAACATTGCTTATGATTTTGAAAATAAAGATGAAGACAGACTTCTTCCTAATGATAAAACTATACCTTATAAATGGGAAAGAAAGCTTTGA
- a CDS encoding thiamine pyrophosphate-dependent enzyme: protein MAEIMTGAEAVVQCIKNKDVNHVFCVPGESYLDIMDVIYDTPEIELISARHEGGASFMAEAYAKASGNVSVAMATRGVGAANLAIGVHTAYQDSTPMVVFLGQVDRKFRGREGFQEVELDRFFDPISKWAVEIRDVERIPEFVQRAFRIAKSGRPGPVVVSLPADILSEKATMKFIDSTNQPRHTPTDLELSNCIQMIEESNKPLILAGGGIKLSNAETELLEFAELLHIPVVSSFRRHDIFPNTNDLYVGHLGLGTFNNIIETVKESDLIIAIGTRFSEVTTQSYTLFESHHKLIHCDIESTTIGKVYPPDLSLIGDSKATLSALNQKIKNEKRVSIGWRKWAEEHRKSYENNSALNSIDESSKGIEMKGIIKTLQENLPKDAILTNDAGNFSGWLHNYFQFSQPNTYIGPTSGAMGYGLPAAIGAKLACPEKVVVSLSGDGGFMMTLQELETAVRYQTPIISLVFNNNMHGTIRMHQEKHFPERVIGTELGNPDFVKLAESMGVFGQKVEHNHEFENALKQALDSRIPSLIEVVCDPEKISVKYTIEQLRTLK, encoded by the coding sequence ATGGCGGAAATTATGACTGGAGCAGAAGCAGTTGTACAATGTATAAAAAACAAAGATGTTAATCATGTTTTTTGTGTCCCAGGGGAGAGTTATTTAGATATTATGGATGTCATTTATGATACACCAGAAATAGAACTGATTTCTGCAAGGCACGAAGGTGGAGCTTCATTTATGGCCGAAGCGTATGCAAAGGCATCAGGGAATGTTTCTGTTGCTATGGCTACAAGAGGAGTTGGAGCTGCAAATTTAGCAATCGGAGTCCATACAGCTTATCAGGATTCTACCCCAATGGTCGTTTTTTTAGGACAGGTAGATCGGAAATTTAGGGGACGAGAAGGCTTTCAAGAGGTTGAATTAGATCGTTTTTTTGATCCTATTAGTAAGTGGGCTGTAGAAATACGAGATGTAGAAAGAATCCCTGAATTCGTCCAACGTGCATTTAGAATTGCAAAATCTGGCAGACCAGGTCCCGTTGTAGTATCACTTCCAGCAGATATTTTATCAGAGAAAGCAACCATGAAATTTATAGATTCTACAAATCAACCAAGACATACTCCAACTGATTTAGAGTTGTCTAACTGTATCCAAATGATTGAAGAATCTAATAAGCCATTAATATTAGCAGGAGGGGGAATTAAACTATCAAATGCAGAAACAGAACTGCTGGAATTTGCAGAACTTTTACATATTCCCGTGGTTAGTTCCTTTAGAAGACATGATATTTTTCCTAACACAAACGATTTATATGTAGGTCATTTAGGATTAGGTACATTTAATAATATAATAGAGACTGTGAAAGAGTCAGATCTGATTATTGCAATAGGAACACGTTTTTCAGAAGTAACAACTCAAAGTTATACTTTATTTGAATCACACCATAAACTCATTCATTGCGATATAGAATCCACTACGATTGGAAAAGTGTATCCACCAGATCTTTCGTTAATTGGTGATTCAAAAGCAACGCTCTCCGCTTTAAATCAAAAAATTAAAAATGAAAAACGAGTATCAATAGGGTGGAGAAAGTGGGCAGAGGAACACAGAAAAAGTTATGAAAATAATTCAGCTTTAAATTCAATAGATGAATCTTCAAAAGGGATAGAAATGAAAGGGATCATTAAAACTCTTCAAGAAAACCTCCCTAAAGATGCAATTCTCACAAATGATGCAGGCAATTTTTCTGGCTGGCTGCATAATTATTTTCAGTTTTCTCAACCAAACACCTATATTGGACCAACCTCAGGAGCCATGGGTTATGGTTTGCCTGCAGCAATTGGAGCTAAATTAGCTTGCCCTGAAAAAGTAGTTGTATCTTTATCAGGAGATGGTGGGTTTATGATGACTTTGCAGGAACTAGAAACGGCAGTGCGTTATCAAACACCAATTATTTCACTCGTTTTCAACAATAATATGCATGGAACCATTCGAATGCATCAAGAAAAACATTTCCCTGAACGTGTAATTGGTACTGAATTAGGAAACCCAGATTTTGTGAAATTGGCAGAATCAATGGGGGTATTCGGTCAAAAGGTAGAACATAACCATGAATTTGAAAACGCTTTAAAACAAGCCTTAGACAGTCGAATACCTTCACTTATTGAAGTTGTTTGTGATCCAGAAAAAATATCAGTAAAGTATACGATTGAACAACTTAGAACATTAAAATGA
- a CDS encoding DUF3900 domain-containing protein, whose amino-acid sequence MEFIVEYLSFFVIQNEGQENGTSLSFRHYQTLNREEYQQSEIKSFLDEEYIRITKRKVEKHPQSNQTPTKIGYFIVEPGHELTSNPNYNLFQRLLQAQDKQEYLDFSDELVRMYMDTSSVRGGALVIARAKIDKYGDEPFVFVMKCDFEPKIARISDEKNLISQVEMAISARNIKSIQYPFMPEPGIREEYELKIHQSSHARYFEDFLKYVTYEKSMPEIVNEQMITMVNQYVEDKWQHKEGHIEQEERKKEEESLELWAASEKRELQQRWSHEQVMQAANQLVEQKDDIELKFKLDGIQVKGLLEQYGDQIHLAKLNGRFVVMIDGDSFQFEKGVSPIELLHPEDFESVIERIKTRPNSIKEEFQTNSTLEPRHNALDDSPPWE is encoded by the coding sequence ATGGAATTTATAGTAGAGTATTTATCATTTTTCGTGATACAAAATGAAGGACAAGAAAATGGGACATCCCTTTCCTTTCGACATTATCAAACATTAAATCGAGAAGAGTATCAGCAAAGTGAAATTAAGAGCTTTTTAGATGAAGAATATATAAGGATTACAAAACGAAAAGTAGAGAAACATCCTCAATCGAATCAAACACCTACAAAAATTGGTTATTTTATCGTTGAACCCGGGCATGAACTCACGAGCAATCCTAACTACAATTTGTTCCAAAGATTACTTCAAGCACAAGATAAACAGGAATACTTAGATTTCAGCGATGAACTAGTTCGAATGTACATGGATACAAGCTCCGTGCGGGGAGGAGCACTGGTGATTGCTAGGGCTAAAATAGACAAATATGGAGATGAACCATTTGTTTTCGTAATGAAGTGTGATTTTGAACCCAAAATAGCACGTATCTCAGATGAAAAGAATTTGATCTCACAGGTGGAAATGGCTATTAGTGCAAGAAATATTAAATCGATACAATATCCATTTATGCCTGAACCTGGAATTCGTGAGGAATATGAACTAAAAATTCATCAGTCATCTCATGCTAGGTATTTTGAAGACTTCCTTAAATATGTCACTTATGAAAAATCAATGCCAGAAATTGTGAATGAACAGATGATCACGATGGTAAACCAATATGTTGAGGATAAATGGCAGCATAAAGAAGGGCATATAGAACAGGAAGAACGAAAAAAAGAGGAAGAAAGCTTAGAATTATGGGCTGCATCTGAAAAAAGAGAATTACAACAAAGGTGGAGTCATGAACAGGTTATGCAAGCGGCCAATCAACTAGTAGAGCAGAAAGATGATATTGAGCTTAAGTTTAAGTTAGATGGAATTCAAGTAAAGGGTTTATTGGAACAGTATGGTGATCAAATACACCTAGCCAAACTAAATGGTCGTTTTGTCGTTATGATAGATGGAGATTCATTTCAGTTTGAAAAGGGAGTTTCACCTATCGAACTGCTTCATCCCGAAGATTTTGAATCTGTGATTGAAAGAATAAAAACAAGACCAAACTCGATTAAAGAAGAATTTCAAACCAATTCAACTTTAGAACCCAGACACAACGCTTTAGACGATTCTCCTCCTTGGGAATAA
- a CDS encoding MATE family efflux transporter has translation MIQTKTKKAKLLQFNTILLPILISQLGLFSMNFFDTVMSGQVSPADLAGVAIGSSIWVPIFTGLSGILMALTPIVSQYVGAGKNEKITKVVIQTIYLSLMITFVIIIFGLLFLQLILQSMNLESDVRVIAFHYLKALSFGLIPLFVYNVLRYFIDGLGETRTTMFITLLSLPINLFFNYVLIFGKFGFPRLGGVGAGYASAITYWSILLIALFVIKKFQPFSNYRLFSQIEKISFEAWGRLLKIGIPIGFSIFFETSIFAAVTLLMSEFDTNTIAAHQSALNFASFLYMIPLSISMALTISVGFEVGAKRYRDAVQYSYIGISSAILISLLSALGLFIFIDQVAGIYTQDSTVLMLTKQFLFFAIFFQLSDAIAAPIQGALRGYKDVNSTFILAFVSFWIIGLPLGYCLANFTSYGAFGYWIGLISGLAVGAVCLILRLAYIQKKKFVYIKKEEPSTL, from the coding sequence ATGATTCAAACAAAGACTAAAAAAGCTAAACTTCTACAATTTAACACCATATTATTGCCTATACTCATTAGTCAGCTTGGTTTATTTTCCATGAACTTTTTTGATACTGTGATGTCTGGGCAAGTGAGTCCTGCTGATTTAGCTGGAGTAGCTATAGGTTCAAGTATATGGGTTCCTATATTTACTGGTCTTTCGGGAATTTTAATGGCTTTGACACCTATTGTTTCACAATATGTTGGTGCTGGAAAAAATGAAAAAATCACAAAAGTTGTAATCCAAACCATCTATTTGTCACTTATGATCACGTTTGTAATTATTATATTTGGCTTGTTGTTTTTGCAACTCATTTTACAATCCATGAATCTAGAGTCAGATGTAAGAGTTATTGCATTCCATTATTTAAAAGCACTTTCATTCGGATTAATTCCTTTGTTTGTATACAATGTACTAAGATATTTCATAGATGGATTAGGAGAAACTCGAACGACAATGTTCATTACATTGCTGTCGTTGCCTATAAATTTATTTTTTAACTATGTACTGATTTTTGGGAAATTCGGTTTCCCTAGATTAGGTGGTGTAGGTGCAGGTTACGCTTCAGCCATTACTTATTGGAGCATATTGTTGATTGCCCTATTCGTGATCAAAAAATTTCAGCCTTTTTCAAATTACAGATTGTTTAGTCAAATAGAGAAGATATCTTTTGAAGCTTGGGGTAGATTGTTGAAAATTGGAATACCGATTGGTTTTTCGATCTTTTTTGAAACGAGTATATTTGCAGCAGTCACGTTATTGATGAGTGAATTTGATACAAATACTATCGCTGCACATCAGTCAGCATTAAACTTTGCTTCTTTTTTGTACATGATTCCATTAAGTATATCCATGGCGCTTACGATTTCAGTCGGATTTGAAGTTGGTGCCAAACGTTATAGAGATGCAGTGCAATATAGTTATATAGGAATAAGTTCGGCCATACTTATTTCCTTATTAAGTGCATTAGGTTTGTTTATCTTTATTGATCAAGTTGCAGGAATTTATACTCAAGATTCAACTGTATTAATGTTAACGAAACAGTTTCTATTTTTCGCTATTTTTTTCCAATTATCCGACGCAATTGCTGCACCAATTCAAGGTGCTCTACGTGGATATAAAGATGTAAATTCTACTTTTATATTAGCATTTGTGTCGTTCTGGATTATTGGACTCCCACTGGGTTATTGTTTAGCAAACTTTACAAGTTACGGGGCATTTGGATATTGGATAGGTTTAATATCTGGATTAGCAGTTGGGGCTGTCTGTTTAATACTTAGATTGGCTTATATTCAGAAGAAAAAATTTGTATATATAAAAAAAGAAGAACCGTCAACTTTATAA
- a CDS encoding sulfotransferase family protein: MTKIFCIGRNKTGTTSLQKAFRDLGYTVGNQQKAELLMDDYIYRKNFDSIINYCKTADVFQDIPFSLPETYKHLDKAYPDSKFILSIRDNSEQWYSSITRFHAKLFGKGKIPTIEVLKNARYLYKGYIWKIFKEVYGASENDPYNKEVLIKNYEKHNREIINYFKYRPNDLLVINLSQPNSYKKFCEFLNIKSPYNKFPWENKT; the protein is encoded by the coding sequence GTGACTAAAATATTTTGTATTGGTAGAAATAAGACCGGAACGACATCTCTACAAAAAGCTTTTAGAGATTTAGGGTATACAGTTGGCAATCAACAAAAAGCAGAATTATTAATGGATGATTATATATATAGAAAAAACTTTGATAGTATTATAAATTACTGTAAAACAGCAGACGTATTTCAAGATATTCCTTTTAGTCTCCCAGAAACTTATAAACATCTTGACAAAGCATATCCTGATAGCAAATTTATTTTAAGTATTCGTGATAATTCTGAACAATGGTATAGTTCAATTACTAGATTCCATGCAAAATTGTTTGGTAAAGGAAAAATACCAACAATAGAAGTTCTAAAAAATGCTAGATATCTTTATAAAGGTTATATTTGGAAAATTTTTAAAGAAGTATATGGCGCTTCTGAAAATGACCCATATAATAAGGAGGTATTAATTAAGAATTACGAAAAACATAACCGAGAAATCATAAATTATTTCAAATATAGACCAAATGATCTATTAGTCATTAATTTATCACAACCTAACTCATACAAAAAATTCTGTGAATTTTTAAATATTAAATCCCCTTATAATAAATTCCCTTGGGAAAACAAAACATAA
- the bioA gene encoding adenosylmethionine--8-amino-7-oxononanoate transaminase produces MDTQLKNKLIKNDRDYVWHPFTQMKDYENQDHVLIEKAEGIYLYDADGNKYYDTVSSWWVNVHGHSHPRIRAAIDKQMSEMDHVMFSGFTHRPAIELSEELVEITPEGLNKVFFSDNGSTAVEVALKMSFQYWLHLGKKEKNKFVFLDNSYHGDTIGAVSVGGVELFHSVFKPLLFDSYKVSSPNPFFWSQQQGASEDEAVSICLEEVRTLFEEKSEEIAGFVMEPLVQAAGGMIVYPPSYLIGIRKLCDEFDIHLIADEVAVGFGRTGKLFACEHAGISPDLMCLSKGLTAGVMPLSVTLSTLKIFDAFYDEYETYKTFFHGHSFTGNPLACAVALENLQIFEDNKVIDSIQATSEYLQHRFREFDKLKHIGNVRGIGMIAAMDIFEDKAKGISYAANKRTGYQVYLTGLKHGLIMRPLGDTIYVWLPLCTTIDDIDQILYKINDILVELKLA; encoded by the coding sequence TTGGACACTCAATTAAAAAATAAACTAATAAAAAATGATAGAGATTATGTGTGGCACCCTTTTACACAAATGAAAGATTACGAGAACCAGGACCATGTACTGATAGAAAAAGCCGAAGGCATTTATTTATATGACGCAGATGGAAACAAGTATTACGATACGGTTTCATCTTGGTGGGTTAACGTCCATGGACATTCACATCCACGTATTCGTGCAGCAATAGATAAACAGATGTCAGAGATGGATCACGTGATGTTTAGTGGGTTTACTCATAGACCTGCTATAGAACTTTCAGAAGAACTAGTTGAAATTACACCAGAAGGTTTAAATAAAGTATTTTTTTCAGATAATGGCTCTACCGCTGTAGAAGTTGCGTTAAAAATGTCATTTCAATATTGGCTTCATTTAGGAAAAAAAGAAAAAAATAAATTCGTCTTTTTGGATAATAGCTATCATGGAGATACCATTGGTGCAGTAAGTGTTGGTGGTGTGGAACTTTTCCATTCTGTTTTTAAACCCCTTCTTTTTGACTCATACAAGGTTTCATCTCCAAATCCATTTTTTTGGTCACAGCAGCAAGGTGCCTCTGAAGATGAAGCTGTTTCTATCTGTTTAGAAGAAGTCAGAACTTTGTTTGAAGAAAAGTCAGAGGAGATTGCTGGATTCGTCATGGAACCTTTAGTTCAAGCTGCAGGTGGAATGATTGTGTATCCTCCCTCCTATTTAATTGGTATTCGTAAATTATGTGATGAATTTGACATCCACCTTATTGCTGATGAAGTAGCTGTTGGATTTGGTAGAACAGGTAAGTTGTTTGCATGCGAACATGCTGGAATATCTCCAGACCTTATGTGTCTCTCGAAAGGTTTAACTGCAGGTGTTATGCCACTCTCAGTTACGTTAAGTACACTTAAAATATTTGATGCCTTTTATGATGAATATGAAACATATAAAACTTTTTTCCACGGACATAGTTTCACAGGTAATCCACTAGCTTGTGCCGTTGCACTTGAAAACCTGCAAATATTTGAAGATAACAAAGTAATAGACTCGATACAAGCAACTTCAGAATATTTACAACATCGGTTTCGTGAATTTGATAAGTTGAAACATATCGGAAACGTGAGAGGCATCGGCATGATTGCAGCGATGGATATCTTTGAAGATAAAGCTAAGGGGATAAGTTATGCAGCCAATAAAAGAACGGGATATCAAGTGTATTTGACAGGATTAAAACATGGTTTGATTATGCGTCCACTAGGAGATACGATTTATGTATGGCTTCCACTTTGCACAACGATTGATGATATAGATCAAATTTTATATAAGATTAATGATATATTGGTTGAATTAAAACTTGCATGA
- a CDS encoding glycosyltransferase family 2 protein, producing the protein MKIHLYALCWNEEKMLPYFFKHYDNIVDQYYIFDNDSTDNSLSILRSHSKVIVNRFKIQGDNMLLSLLYLYNHFWKQSKADWVIICNIDEHLYHPNLREYLQVCTFDGITIIEAEGYNMVSDSFPNNDKPLYESIKVGVKSPVLDKPQIFKPNEIKEINFSVGRHFASPSGNVKKPIKKEVKLLHYKYLGFDYFNSRSSELKTKLRKTDIARQWGNHYLWDERKKLQVFESLKKGAVKIL; encoded by the coding sequence ATGAAAATTCACTTATATGCCCTATGCTGGAACGAAGAAAAAATGCTACCCTATTTTTTCAAGCATTATGACAACATAGTTGACCAGTATTATATTTTTGATAATGACTCAACTGACAATTCATTATCAATTCTACGGTCGCATTCTAAAGTGATTGTGAACAGGTTTAAAATACAAGGTGATAATATGCTACTCTCATTGCTCTACCTATACAACCATTTTTGGAAACAAAGCAAGGCCGACTGGGTTATCATCTGTAACATAGATGAACATTTATATCATCCTAACCTTAGAGAATATCTACAAGTCTGTACTTTCGATGGGATCACAATCATTGAAGCTGAGGGTTATAACATGGTTTCAGATTCATTCCCCAATAATGACAAACCTTTGTATGAAAGTATAAAGGTTGGTGTTAAAAGTCCAGTTTTGGATAAACCTCAAATTTTCAAGCCGAATGAGATTAAAGAAATCAACTTTTCTGTTGGTAGGCATTTTGCTTCTCCTTCGGGTAATGTTAAAAAACCAATTAAAAAAGAAGTCAAACTTTTACATTATAAATATTTAGGTTTTGATTATTTTAACAGCCGATCGTCAGAATTAAAAACAAAACTTAGAAAAACCGATATAGCTAGACAATGGGGAAATCATTATTTATGGGATGAAAGAAAAAAACTCCAGGTATTTGAAAGTTTAAAAAAAGGAGCTGTTAAAATATTGTAA
- a CDS encoding pyroglutamyl-peptidase I, translating into MKKILLTGFVPFLNYPINPTEQIVKQLNRHTIGNYEVYGRVLSVDFEQSGQEMIKHYEETEPDVVLSLGLAAGNVKITPERIAINCNDGEADNKGNRKQDQPIVSNGPDGLFSTLPIRILVNGLKDANLPATISNTAGTYLCNHVMYTMLHHIKKEEKSTRSGFVHIPASHELAIDNPKLPSWSEQDLLRAVTVMIELLD; encoded by the coding sequence TTGAAAAAGATACTCTTAACTGGATTTGTACCATTTTTAAACTATCCTATCAATCCAACTGAACAAATTGTAAAACAATTAAATAGGCACACAATAGGCAATTATGAAGTGTATGGACGTGTTTTATCTGTAGATTTTGAACAATCAGGTCAAGAAATGATTAAACATTATGAAGAAACGGAGCCCGATGTTGTTCTTTCTTTAGGATTAGCAGCTGGAAATGTTAAGATAACTCCAGAAAGGATTGCAATTAATTGTAATGATGGAGAAGCAGATAATAAAGGGAATAGGAAACAAGATCAACCCATTGTATCTAATGGTCCAGACGGATTATTTTCAACATTACCTATTCGCATACTCGTAAATGGTTTAAAAGATGCAAATCTACCAGCTACAATTTCAAATACAGCAGGTACGTATTTATGTAATCATGTGATGTATACGATGTTGCATCACATCAAAAAAGAGGAAAAATCTACTCGTTCTGGTTTTGTTCATATACCTGCATCTCATGAACTTGCCATTGACAATCCTAAACTTCCAAGCTGGTCTGAACAAGATTTGCTTAGAGCAGTTACCGTTATGATTGAATTGTTGGATTAA
- a CDS encoding aldolase/citrate lyase family protein has product MIFTFITNDPIMANYVQSAGIDRIMIDLEVIGKSIRQSGKNLFLSDHTIIDIPIIKKNFKKNSLLVRINPISKNSKKEVETVVQMGADIVMLPFFHTMDEVNTFLKLTDGAVINSLLIETKEAAELLPKIVELKGVHEIHIGFNDLSISYGYKTIFEPILNGSLEEYAMVINKKKLPWGFGGIAKLSDTTLPVNPELILFEQLRLKTSIGWLGRSFRDSLDRNNLCLSLKEEALLIRNFLHDYTNAPKDFFDLKHASLLEQIQNT; this is encoded by the coding sequence ATGATTTTCACCTTTATTACTAATGACCCTATTATGGCTAATTATGTACAATCTGCAGGAATAGATCGAATTATGATAGACTTGGAGGTAATAGGGAAGTCCATTCGCCAATCTGGTAAAAACCTTTTCTTATCTGATCACACGATCATCGATATTCCAATAATAAAGAAAAATTTTAAAAAAAATTCACTTTTGGTCCGTATAAATCCTATTAGTAAAAATTCAAAAAAAGAAGTAGAGACCGTGGTTCAGATGGGAGCTGATATCGTGATGCTTCCTTTTTTTCATACTATGGATGAAGTAAACACTTTCCTTAAACTAACAGATGGAGCTGTAATCAACAGCCTGTTAATTGAAACTAAGGAAGCAGCAGAATTACTTCCTAAAATAGTTGAATTGAAGGGGGTTCATGAAATTCATATAGGATTTAATGATCTTAGCATAAGTTATGGATACAAAACTATTTTTGAACCGATATTAAATGGGTCGTTAGAAGAATATGCCATGGTTATTAACAAAAAAAAATTACCGTGGGGGTTCGGCGGTATAGCAAAATTATCCGATACAACACTTCCCGTAAATCCAGAATTAATATTATTTGAACAATTAAGGTTAAAAACCTCTATAGGATGGTTAGGAAGAAGTTTCAGGGATTCGCTGGATAGGAATAATTTATGTTTGTCTCTTAAGGAAGAAGCTTTATTAATAAGAAATTTCCTGCATGATTACACTAATGCTCCAAAAGATTTTTTTGACCTTAAACATGCATCACTTTTGGAACAGATACAGAATACCTGA
- a CDS encoding aromatic amino acid hydroxylase gives MEFLKKSDIPAHLREYVIDQQYEEYTPINHAVWRYVMRQNVNFFKNVAHEAYTNGVTASGMDIESIPRVEEMHTSLKPFDWGAVAIDGYIPGVIFFDFQAHGLLPIGTDIRKLENIEYTPAPDIIHEAAGHAPILCDEKYAEYVKLFGQIGRRAIATKEEHEVFEAVRTLSNLLEKGSSTKEEIAEAERVLEEKQRAVKHLSEAEEISRLYWWTVEYGLIGDVSNPKIYGAGLLSSVGESSSCLTDEVKKIPFELEQVISTGFDITTKQPQLFVCKDFDQLIDAVKEYAKRMAFNVGGTESLEKAIRSGATATAEYSSGLQVTGTISKIIKDQNQEAIYLQTSGETTLSYDNHVLESHGKDVHADGFGSPIGLLKGMKKPLEELSDNELLQSGIAVEEQCNLEFESGLTVTGLVHEIVRKNNIIILIRLKNATVTYDHADLFKPEWGMYDMAVGENIKSVYAGAADPEAYFTIEEEEIEEKQPISLNPLEKLYKKVRNLRESKYDIMIVGETLLEVVADLNHSYPNDWLLRLEVLEILSEHDIHQQEQQKLRQDLIDLKERDASLKNLITNGLKLI, from the coding sequence ATGGAATTTTTAAAAAAAAGTGATATTCCCGCTCATTTAAGAGAATATGTTATTGATCAACAATATGAGGAATATACACCTATTAATCACGCAGTTTGGCGATATGTTATGAGACAAAATGTTAACTTTTTTAAGAATGTTGCTCACGAAGCATACACAAATGGTGTAACGGCTTCAGGTATGGATATTGAAAGTATTCCAAGAGTTGAGGAAATGCATACTAGCTTGAAACCGTTTGACTGGGGAGCTGTAGCTATAGATGGTTACATTCCTGGTGTGATCTTTTTTGATTTTCAAGCCCACGGATTGTTACCCATTGGTACTGATATTCGAAAATTAGAAAATATTGAATATACCCCTGCACCAGATATCATACATGAAGCAGCAGGACATGCACCTATTCTTTGTGATGAGAAATATGCAGAATATGTAAAGTTATTTGGTCAAATTGGTCGTAGAGCGATTGCTACTAAAGAAGAGCATGAAGTATTTGAAGCTGTTCGTACATTATCTAATCTGTTGGAAAAAGGCAGCTCTACTAAAGAAGAAATTGCAGAAGCAGAACGAGTACTTGAAGAAAAACAACGAGCTGTTAAACATTTATCTGAGGCTGAAGAGATTTCTAGATTATACTGGTGGACAGTGGAATACGGTTTAATTGGGGATGTATCAAACCCTAAAATTTACGGCGCTGGTTTATTATCATCAGTAGGTGAAAGCAGTAGTTGTTTAACAGATGAAGTCAAAAAAATACCATTTGAATTAGAGCAGGTAATTTCTACAGGCTTTGATATAACGACAAAACAACCCCAATTATTTGTATGTAAAGACTTCGATCAATTAATCGATGCAGTTAAAGAATATGCAAAACGTATGGCATTTAACGTTGGTGGGACAGAAAGCTTAGAAAAAGCAATACGATCTGGTGCAACAGCAACGGCTGAATATAGCTCTGGTTTACAAGTTACAGGAACCATTTCTAAAATCATCAAGGATCAGAATCAGGAAGCTATTTACCTCCAAACATCTGGTGAAACTACATTATCTTATGATAATCATGTACTCGAAAGCCACGGTAAAGATGTTCATGCTGATGGATTTGGTTCACCAATCGGACTATTAAAAGGTATGAAAAAACCTCTAGAAGAATTATCAGACAATGAATTGCTTCAGAGTGGAATTGCTGTTGAAGAGCAGTGTAATCTTGAATTTGAAAGCGGGTTAACAGTAACAGGCTTAGTTCATGAAATAGTTAGGAAAAACAATATTATCATTCTCATTCGTCTTAAGAATGCTACAGTAACCTATGATCATGCAGATCTATTCAAACCTGAATGGGGAATGTATGATATGGCTGTAGGAGAAAATATTAAATCTGTTTATGCAGGCGCAGCTGATCCAGAAGCATACTTTACAATAGAAGAAGAGGAAATAGAAGAAAAGCAACCAATCTCTTTAAATCCATTAGAAAAACTTTATAAGAAAGTACGAAATTTGAGAGAATCAAAATACGACATCATGATTGTAGGAGAAACTCTATTAGAAGTTGTGGCCGATTTGAATCATAGCTATCCTAACGATTGGTTGTTACGATTAGAAGTGTTAGAAATTTTATCAGAACATGACATACATCAACAAGAGCAACAAAAGCTACGCCAAGATCTAATAGATTTAAAAGAACGAGATGCATCATTAAAAAATCTTATTACAAATGGATTAAAACTGATCTAA